In Nitrospira sp., the following proteins share a genomic window:
- the ybgF gene encoding tol-pal system protein YbgF, which yields MSICVLLAGMAGCVQPSDLVKQDKDQSAKLAKARADLDQMIGEARASFKQELATLREEDLPQLRGNLDKGANRFDAMQRRLDDVDNKTSARLNVLEKIQHDQANLLKTERDRTHGELVKLAETVGTLARTVDARLDGQDKQLAQLGQVLTEFKVALTKFSDKLTQDEQQTADLSAHVAEVNKSVNSVAKALRTVGEAIEAREAEQDRRLDEMAKALRGMGQAGASKGAKPGKEGKEGKRATRATGAADTRQARDEGAATAAGVAPAPNEPSGISEEKSYERSLQAFKDGDYEAARKQFAGFIEHHPNSKLAANAQYWMGESYYGAKDYAQAVEAFDRVQRTYPDSAKAPAALLKKGFAYAALNDKARASSAFKQVVEAYPRTPEAGKALEKLAQPQ from the coding sequence GTGAGCATCTGTGTGCTGCTGGCTGGGATGGCCGGCTGCGTGCAGCCATCCGACCTCGTCAAGCAGGATAAGGACCAGTCCGCCAAGCTCGCCAAGGCGCGGGCGGACCTCGATCAGATGATCGGGGAAGCCCGGGCGAGCTTTAAGCAGGAGCTCGCGACGCTTCGCGAGGAAGATTTGCCGCAGCTGCGCGGCAACTTGGACAAGGGCGCCAACCGGTTCGATGCCATGCAGCGGCGACTGGACGATGTGGACAACAAGACGTCCGCGCGGCTGAACGTCCTGGAAAAGATTCAGCACGACCAGGCCAATCTGCTGAAAACCGAGCGTGACCGCACACATGGGGAACTGGTGAAATTGGCGGAGACCGTTGGTACGCTGGCCAGGACCGTGGATGCGCGGCTGGACGGCCAGGATAAGCAACTGGCACAGCTCGGACAGGTGCTGACGGAATTCAAGGTGGCACTGACCAAGTTCAGCGACAAGCTCACGCAGGACGAGCAGCAGACGGCCGACTTGTCCGCGCACGTCGCGGAGGTCAACAAGAGTGTGAATTCAGTGGCCAAGGCGCTGCGGACGGTCGGCGAGGCGATCGAGGCGCGGGAAGCCGAGCAGGACCGCCGCCTGGACGAGATGGCCAAGGCATTGCGAGGCATGGGGCAGGCCGGCGCGAGCAAGGGCGCCAAGCCCGGCAAAGAGGGAAAAGAAGGGAAGAGGGCAACGCGCGCAACTGGCGCCGCCGACACCCGTCAGGCGAGAGACGAGGGGGCCGCTACCGCGGCGGGGGTGGCTCCTGCACCGAATGAACCATCCGGGATTAGTGAAGAGAAGAGCTACGAACGGTCGCTCCAGGCCTTTAAGGACGGCGATTACGAGGCAGCCCGAAAGCAGTTTGCGGGGTTCATCGAGCATCATCCCAATTCAAAGCTGGCGGCCAATGCCCAGTATTGGATGGGCGAGAGTTACTATGGCGCCAAGGACTATGCCCAGGCAGTAGAGGCCTTCGATCGCGTGCAGCGAACCTATCCAGACAGCGCCAAGGCGCCGGCTGCCCTGCTCAAGAAGGGGTTTGCCTATGCCGCGCTGAACGACAAGGCGCGCGCTTCCTCTGCGTTCAAGCAGGTCGTCGAGGCCTATCCGAGAACGCCCGAGGCCGGCAAGGCGCTGGAGAAATTGGCGCAACCGCAGTAA
- the xerD gene encoding site-specific tyrosine recombinase XerD, which yields MQGLIDRYLGTLRIEGGVARNTLESYRNDLRKLHLFLKARRISDPARVSRQLITDFVGSLTQDKLSPASTGRCLSAVRGLFGFLSRERLIRLSPVTDVTVPRRWLRLPKTLTADEVDRLLRVAASNTPEDVRDAAMLELLYATGLRVSELVGLEQAQVNLTVGYVLVQGKGSKQRVVPMGEPARRKLDAYLEAVRPVLLKKRTSPHVFVTRRGGRLTRQGFWKLLRARVRQAQITKPVSPHMLRHSFATHLLDHGADLRSVQAMLGHADIATTQIYTHVERARLKQLHRDRFPRKTRRMLKK from the coding sequence ATGCAGGGGCTTATCGACCGGTATCTCGGCACCTTGCGCATCGAAGGCGGAGTCGCGCGCAACACGCTCGAAAGCTACCGGAATGATTTGCGGAAGCTGCACCTCTTTCTCAAAGCCCGTCGTATCAGCGATCCGGCTCGGGTCTCACGCCAACTCATCACGGACTTCGTCGGAAGTCTGACGCAAGACAAGCTCTCGCCGGCCTCCACGGGCCGCTGCCTTTCCGCCGTGCGCGGATTGTTCGGGTTTCTGTCCCGGGAGCGGCTGATCCGACTCAGCCCGGTCACCGACGTCACGGTGCCACGCCGCTGGCTGCGCCTGCCTAAGACGTTGACGGCGGATGAAGTCGACCGGCTACTTCGGGTGGCAGCCAGCAACACACCGGAGGACGTCCGCGATGCGGCGATGCTCGAATTGCTGTATGCCACCGGGTTGCGCGTGTCGGAACTGGTTGGGCTTGAGCAGGCGCAGGTGAATTTGACGGTCGGCTATGTGCTGGTGCAGGGTAAGGGGAGCAAGCAGCGGGTTGTGCCTATGGGTGAGCCCGCCCGGCGCAAACTCGATGCCTATCTTGAGGCAGTACGGCCGGTCTTGTTGAAGAAACGGACCTCTCCCCATGTTTTCGTCACGCGGCGCGGTGGCAGACTGACGCGGCAGGGATTCTGGAAGCTGCTACGCGCGCGGGTGCGGCAGGCGCAGATTACGAAGCCGGTCTCGCCGCACATGCTGCGACATTCCTTTGCGACGCATCTGCTGGATCATGGCGCGGATCTGCGCTCCGTCCAGGCGATGTTGGGACACGCGGACATCGCGACCACGCAAATCTACACGCATGTGGAGCGCGCGCGGCTCAAACAACTCCACCGGGACCGGTTCCCGCGGAAGACACGTCGCATGCTGAAGAAGTGA
- a CDS encoding protein TolR encodes MMFDTRRRRFLAEINIIPLVDVVLVLLIIFMVTAPMLYRGMDLNLPTSKSNTIKAEERLVLTIERNQKVFLDKDPVNLDQLGFKLKQAKRQNADVSIYLRADRAVPYGTVVQVMDEVKRAGIEKLGMVTDPVPGAQATAERIQ; translated from the coding sequence ATGATGTTCGATACGCGGCGGCGCCGGTTTCTTGCTGAGATCAATATCATTCCCCTCGTGGACGTGGTCCTGGTGCTACTGATCATCTTCATGGTCACGGCACCAATGCTCTACCGCGGGATGGATCTCAATCTGCCGACTTCCAAAAGCAACACGATCAAGGCGGAGGAGCGGCTTGTCCTGACGATTGAACGCAATCAAAAAGTGTTCCTGGACAAGGATCCGGTGAATCTTGATCAACTTGGCTTCAAACTGAAGCAGGCCAAGCGGCAGAACGCGGACGTCTCGATTTACTTGCGGGCGGACCGGGCCGTGCCCTATGGGACTGTGGTGCAGGTGATGGACGAGGTCAAGCGGGCGGGTATCGAAAAACTCGGGATGGTGACGGATCCCGTGCCTGGCGCGCAGGCGACGGCTGAGCGGATCCAATAG
- the mutL gene encoding DNA mismatch repair endonuclease MutL: MSVASRVGKIRVLPDEVVSRIAAGEVVERPAAVVKELVDNSLDAGSTKITVDIEDGGRKLIRISDDGEGMLPADAALAFQRHATSKLRSEHDLFTIRTLGFRGEALPSIASVSKVQLVTAPRSEPAGTRLRLAGGALVKSEDTAAAPGTQIEVEDLFFNTPARKKFLKTTATEFSHICQTVQQAALAWPAVRFRLTHNGQEVCDYPAALSCRDRVLQVYGLRFVEQSVVVSGARGGLTVAGFSIKPAHQRSGRNPQELFVNKRAVKHAAVVQAVYQAYGAYLAKGQHPQFVLFVDVDPDRVDVNVHPTKREVRFADQDQLFQMVRQAVGAAIGSEARPDPGFVNRQPSFVIWNEAVPQAITQMGPQTSLADISPEVTAGVGMVQESAAAHTSVLAQDVIPLGQIDRTYIVVQIGSELCVVDQHTAHERVLFERFCRTRLGTAVPSQPLLIPETVEVPAAGAVLLHRHLSELQQAGLTLEPFGAHTFVIRAVPALLKPLDYAALVLDLVDDLSQWSTASPLDTKLRAVMTTLACHGAVRAGRALELPEMKRLVEEWIQEGLPPTCPHGRLVALRLPEEKLARIFGRA, encoded by the coding sequence ATGAGCGTGGCCAGCCGCGTCGGAAAAATCCGAGTTCTGCCGGACGAGGTGGTCAGCCGGATCGCCGCCGGGGAGGTGGTCGAGCGACCCGCCGCGGTCGTCAAGGAACTTGTCGACAACAGTTTAGACGCCGGCAGCACGAAGATCACGGTCGATATCGAGGACGGCGGCCGCAAGCTCATCCGTATCAGCGACGACGGAGAGGGCATGTTGCCGGCGGATGCCGCGCTGGCCTTCCAGCGTCACGCCACCAGTAAGTTGCGGTCCGAACACGACCTCTTTACCATCCGGACCCTCGGGTTTCGCGGCGAGGCGCTGCCGTCCATCGCGTCCGTGTCGAAGGTGCAACTGGTGACCGCGCCGCGAAGTGAGCCGGCCGGAACCAGACTACGGTTGGCCGGCGGCGCACTCGTGAAATCGGAGGATACGGCTGCGGCGCCTGGTACGCAGATCGAAGTCGAGGACCTGTTTTTCAACACGCCCGCCCGCAAGAAATTTCTCAAGACCACGGCCACCGAATTTTCCCACATCTGCCAGACCGTGCAGCAGGCAGCGTTAGCCTGGCCCGCCGTTCGGTTCCGGCTGACCCACAATGGGCAGGAGGTGTGTGACTATCCGGCCGCACTCTCCTGCCGTGACCGTGTCCTCCAAGTCTATGGTCTGCGGTTTGTCGAGCAGTCGGTGGTGGTATCCGGAGCACGGGGCGGTCTCACGGTGGCTGGCTTCTCGATCAAGCCCGCGCATCAGCGATCGGGACGCAATCCACAGGAATTGTTTGTCAATAAACGAGCGGTCAAGCATGCCGCCGTGGTGCAGGCGGTCTATCAGGCCTACGGCGCCTATCTGGCTAAGGGGCAGCACCCGCAGTTTGTACTGTTCGTTGACGTGGATCCCGACCGCGTAGACGTGAACGTGCATCCGACAAAGCGGGAGGTTCGGTTTGCCGATCAGGATCAGCTCTTTCAGATGGTCAGACAGGCGGTCGGCGCAGCCATCGGATCGGAGGCGAGGCCGGATCCGGGCTTCGTCAATCGCCAACCGTCATTCGTCATCTGGAATGAGGCGGTCCCTCAGGCGATAACACAGATGGGGCCGCAGACAAGTTTGGCGGACATTAGCCCCGAAGTGACAGCGGGCGTGGGTATGGTACAGGAATCGGCAGCGGCCCACACATCCGTATTAGCCCAGGATGTGATCCCATTAGGCCAGATCGACCGTACCTACATCGTGGTGCAGATCGGATCAGAACTCTGCGTAGTCGATCAGCACACGGCGCATGAGCGAGTGCTGTTTGAACGATTTTGCCGAACTCGGCTCGGCACCGCGGTGCCGTCCCAGCCGCTGCTTATCCCGGAAACGGTCGAAGTGCCAGCGGCAGGTGCCGTCTTGTTGCATCGCCATCTGTCCGAGCTCCAGCAGGCCGGATTGACACTGGAGCCGTTTGGCGCGCACACCTTTGTCATTCGCGCGGTGCCAGCGCTGCTCAAGCCGCTGGACTATGCCGCTCTCGTGCTCGATCTGGTGGACGACCTGTCGCAGTGGAGTACGGCCTCGCCCCTCGACACGAAACTGCGCGCGGTGATGACAACGCTCGCTTGCCACGGAGCGGTGCGCGCCGGCCGTGCGCTGGAATTGCCAGAAATGAAACGACTGGTCGAGGAGTGGATTCAGGAAGGCCTGCCGCCGACCTGCCCGCACGGGCGACTTGTGGCGCTCCGCCTGCCGGAAGAGAAACTGGCCCGTATCTTCGGGCGCGCATGA
- the tolB gene encoding Tol-Pal system beta propeller repeat protein TolB: protein MMMLRSRAARMLASCMLGLAGVGLAGALLESDAADVYLEATRPDFQKIPIGVLGFQDGTVPAHPGQDAAAVLAADLRRSQVFAVAETGRLGVGLPATGEPDKSKLTQAVGAGIKVLVWGVIGVREPDYLLDRFVYDDGSEEIGAAKRYVGSRPLLRQMTHRLADELVARYTGEPGIAQTRIVYVSEHKGAKELFVMEYDGHGARQLTADGFLNITPQWSPDRKYLVFTSYQSRTRQTIEMLDLATGKRSSLVSLAGLNITPALSPDGTKLAFATSQDGNSELYTMDMQSKALTRLTVHSAGDLSPAWAPTGQELAFTSDRGGRPQIYLMSADGSNVRRLTFDGDYNAAPAWSPRGNWIAYVCRNEQRQYKICLISPDGQKRQQLTSGAGVDDSPSWSPDGRHLVFSSTGGGKTHLYMINSDGKEQEQLTSASGRDSMPAWSPVEIARVGPAAEKR, encoded by the coding sequence ATGATGATGCTACGGAGTCGTGCAGCCAGGATGCTGGCGAGCTGCATGCTAGGTCTGGCAGGAGTCGGACTGGCCGGAGCGTTGTTGGAATCCGATGCTGCGGACGTCTATCTTGAAGCCACGCGTCCGGATTTTCAAAAGATCCCGATCGGCGTACTGGGCTTTCAGGATGGCACGGTGCCCGCGCATCCGGGACAGGACGCCGCCGCCGTGCTGGCGGCCGATCTGCGCCGCTCGCAGGTCTTCGCCGTGGCCGAGACGGGCAGACTGGGCGTGGGGCTCCCGGCGACCGGGGAACCGGATAAATCCAAACTCACCCAGGCGGTCGGCGCCGGCATCAAGGTGCTGGTCTGGGGCGTGATCGGCGTACGCGAGCCCGATTATTTGCTTGATCGGTTTGTCTATGACGACGGCAGCGAAGAGATCGGCGCGGCCAAGCGGTATGTCGGATCGAGGCCCTTGTTGCGGCAGATGACGCACCGGTTGGCAGACGAGCTGGTCGCCCGCTACACCGGCGAGCCGGGCATCGCGCAGACGCGCATCGTCTATGTATCGGAGCACAAGGGTGCCAAGGAACTGTTTGTCATGGAATATGACGGGCACGGAGCTCGGCAGTTGACGGCCGACGGATTTCTGAATATCACGCCGCAGTGGTCGCCGGACCGCAAGTATCTTGTCTTCACGTCCTATCAGAGCCGGACGCGGCAGACTATCGAAATGCTGGATTTGGCGACCGGTAAGCGGTCATCGCTGGTGTCACTGGCCGGATTGAATATCACGCCGGCACTTTCGCCGGATGGTACGAAGCTGGCATTTGCCACCAGCCAGGACGGCAATTCAGAACTCTACACAATGGACATGCAGAGCAAGGCGCTGACGAGGCTCACGGTCCACTCGGCGGGCGATCTGTCGCCCGCGTGGGCGCCGACCGGGCAGGAGCTGGCCTTCACGTCCGATCGGGGCGGCAGGCCCCAGATCTACTTGATGAGCGCCGATGGCTCCAATGTCCGCCGGCTGACCTTCGACGGCGATTACAATGCGGCACCGGCCTGGTCGCCGCGCGGCAACTGGATTGCCTACGTGTGCCGGAACGAGCAGCGGCAGTACAAAATCTGCTTGATCAGTCCGGATGGGCAGAAACGGCAGCAATTAACATCGGGTGCGGGAGTCGACGACTCGCCGTCCTGGTCTCCGGACGGGCGGCATCTGGTGTTCAGCTCGACAGGTGGAGGGAAGACCCATCTCTACATGATCAACAGTGATGGCAAGGAACAGGAGCAATTGACCTCCGCTAGCGGCCGCGATAGTATGCCCGCCTGGTCGCCCGTCGAGATCGCCAGGGTGGGGCCAGCTGCGGAAAAGCGATAA
- the ybgF gene encoding tol-pal system protein YbgF, with the protein MAHCLSITARLFGLVLIATLAGCATHTDFVEVREDLRTVTKMQAQTQKRLQALESRGGGTDAGDGVKVSAGLKQQLDELTARLKALEGKLGKLEEGQSGLSVKTDPLPAEPSRQAKPVTLPPRPEALPGTPDISPTSAYNLAYNDYLNGRYDLAVSGFQRFLQDFPSTSLVPNVHYWLGESYYGSKDHVRATHSFEKVITEYPTSEKVAPALYKLGLAAVETGNTAKAREYLKRVLQDYKDSNEAKLAKGKLAELR; encoded by the coding sequence ATGGCCCATTGCCTGTCCATCACCGCGCGGCTGTTCGGTCTGGTGCTGATTGCAACGCTGGCCGGGTGTGCCACACACACCGATTTTGTTGAGGTCCGCGAAGATTTACGCACTGTGACCAAGATGCAGGCGCAGACGCAAAAGCGTCTGCAGGCGCTGGAATCCAGAGGAGGGGGAACGGACGCCGGCGACGGTGTGAAAGTCAGCGCCGGCCTCAAACAACAGCTGGATGAGTTGACGGCGCGTTTGAAAGCGTTGGAGGGGAAGCTCGGGAAGTTGGAAGAAGGGCAGTCGGGTTTGTCGGTGAAGACGGACCCGCTCCCGGCCGAGCCGTCCCGCCAGGCGAAGCCGGTGACGCTGCCGCCCCGTCCTGAGGCGCTCCCCGGCACGCCGGACATTTCACCGACCTCGGCGTACAATCTGGCCTACAATGATTATCTCAACGGCCGCTACGATCTGGCCGTCAGCGGGTTTCAACGGTTTCTCCAGGATTTCCCCTCTACCTCGCTCGTGCCGAACGTGCACTATTGGCTCGGCGAGTCCTATTATGGGTCGAAAGACCATGTGCGGGCCACGCACTCGTTTGAGAAGGTGATTACGGAATATCCCACCAGCGAAAAAGTCGCCCCAGCCCTCTACAAGCTTGGCCTGGCGGCGGTGGAAACAGGCAATACCGCCAAGGCGCGTGAATATCTCAAGCGCGTGCTCCAGGACTACAAGGATTCCAACGAGGCCAAGCTGGCGAAAGGCAAGCTCGCAGAACTGCGATGA
- the mtnP gene encoding S-methyl-5'-thioadenosine phosphorylase, with protein sequence MAKPHADIGIIGGSGLYHMEGLSSIREVKVRTPFGAPSDAVITGTLDGVPVAFLSRHGRGHRIAPSDINYRANIYALKTIGVSRVISVSAVGSMKKALKPGHVVLPDQFIDHTKRRASTFFERGIVAHVAFADPLCGALCKALHQAAARVGVMAHQGGTYLCIEGPQFSSRGESLLYRQWGVDVIGMTNMPEAKLAREAELCYATLALVTDYDCWHSSEESVTVEMILATLHKNVEQAKRILRAAVPVVAGSRACACATALQYAIVTAPEKIPGATKKKLQPLIGKYLKKPRSVRREG encoded by the coding sequence ATGGCAAAGCCACACGCAGACATCGGCATCATTGGCGGAAGCGGCCTCTATCATATGGAGGGGCTGTCCAGCATTCGCGAAGTGAAGGTTCGCACGCCGTTCGGGGCGCCGTCCGACGCCGTAATCACGGGTACGCTCGACGGCGTGCCCGTGGCCTTCCTGTCGCGCCACGGCCGTGGGCACCGGATTGCGCCGTCGGACATCAATTACCGGGCCAACATCTACGCGTTGAAAACCATTGGCGTCTCGCGGGTCATCTCGGTGAGCGCCGTGGGCAGCATGAAGAAGGCGCTCAAGCCGGGGCATGTCGTCCTCCCGGATCAATTCATCGATCACACGAAGCGGCGCGCGAGCACATTTTTCGAACGGGGCATCGTAGCACACGTAGCTTTTGCGGATCCGCTCTGTGGGGCCTTGTGCAAAGCGCTCCATCAAGCGGCGGCCCGGGTCGGCGTCATGGCTCATCAAGGCGGGACCTATCTGTGCATTGAGGGGCCGCAGTTTTCCTCGCGGGGGGAGTCGTTGCTCTACCGGCAGTGGGGCGTGGATGTGATCGGCATGACCAATATGCCGGAAGCCAAGCTCGCACGCGAGGCGGAGTTGTGCTATGCCACGCTGGCGCTGGTGACCGACTACGACTGCTGGCACAGCAGCGAGGAGTCGGTGACGGTCGAAATGATCCTGGCCACCCTGCACAAAAACGTGGAGCAGGCCAAGCGCATCTTGCGGGCGGCGGTGCCGGTTGTCGCAGGATCGCGTGCCTGTGCCTGTGCGACGGCGTTGCAGTATGCGATCGTGACGGCGCCGGAGAAGATTCCGGGGGCCACAAAGAAAAAGTTGCAGCCGCTGATCGGTAAATATCTCAAAAAGCCGCGCAGCGTCAGGCGTGAGGGGTAA
- the miaA gene encoding tRNA (adenosine(37)-N6)-dimethylallyltransferase MiaA encodes MAAGPHNSQFIRHNSQAARPLVVLVGPTAVGKSGIAIEVAKALGTEVLTADSRQVYRGMDIGTDKPTLAERQGVPHRLIDLVEPDQPFNVGEFRRQALAEIARLHGNGKIPLLVGGTGLYVRTVLHGLWEGPPADWEFRAHLARQAETKEADWLYRQLGEVDPVSARRLHPNDRMKITRALEVHYLLGRPLSEAHQRHAFTDSPFTSLLLGLTRERPALYRRVDDRVELEIAKGLVEETQRLLDRGYRRQLGSMKGLGYKQMAGYLCGEYNYEEAVRRLKRDTRHFAKRQMTWFRKEPGVQWLTVGEAETPAQTAVRIVSDIQKFVAAAQAQAGASSANVALSN; translated from the coding sequence ATGGCGGCCGGACCTCATAATTCGCAATTCATAAGGCACAATTCTCAAGCGGCAAGGCCGCTTGTCGTGCTCGTCGGTCCCACGGCCGTTGGGAAGAGCGGGATTGCCATTGAGGTGGCCAAGGCGTTGGGCACTGAGGTGCTGACGGCGGATTCCCGGCAGGTCTATCGCGGGATGGACATTGGGACTGACAAACCGACCCTGGCCGAACGGCAGGGGGTGCCGCATCGCCTCATCGACCTGGTCGAGCCGGATCAGCCGTTCAACGTAGGCGAATTCCGCCGGCAGGCGTTGGCCGAAATCGCCCGATTGCACGGCAACGGAAAGATTCCGTTGCTGGTCGGGGGGACCGGGCTTTACGTGCGTACGGTGTTGCATGGCCTGTGGGAAGGCCCGCCAGCTGATTGGGAGTTCAGAGCACATCTGGCGCGACAGGCTGAAACAAAGGAGGCGGATTGGCTGTATCGGCAGCTGGGTGAGGTGGATCCCGTCTCCGCGCGCCGGCTGCATCCCAATGACCGCATGAAGATCACGCGTGCACTGGAAGTGCATTATCTGCTGGGCCGTCCCCTGTCGGAGGCGCATCAACGTCACGCGTTCACGGACAGTCCGTTCACGTCGCTGCTACTTGGGCTCACGCGCGAGCGGCCCGCGCTCTACCGGCGCGTGGACGACCGGGTTGAGCTGGAAATCGCCAAGGGGCTGGTGGAGGAAACGCAGCGACTGCTGGACCGGGGCTACCGGCGGCAGTTGGGTTCCATGAAGGGGTTAGGGTATAAGCAGATGGCCGGCTATCTGTGCGGGGAGTATAACTATGAGGAAGCCGTCCGTCGGCTCAAACGGGACACGCGGCATTTCGCCAAACGCCAGATGACCTGGTTTCGCAAAGAACCCGGGGTGCAGTGGCTGACTGTCGGGGAAGCTGAAACGCCGGCGCAGACTGCCGTGCGCATTGTGTCGGACATCCAGAAATTTGTCGCTGCCGCGCAGGCGCAGGCCGGGGCATCGTCTGCAAATGTTGCACTGAGCAATTAG
- a CDS encoding TonB C-terminal domain-containing protein, with protein sequence MTAALPSGWPAWSEAEKPDVSVAPLRRMVIVSLALHLAVLAAVAGFHLPPKVERMTATHVTLVALPQPEPQPEAPVAPSPQAAPPAAPPPTPKQAEPRARASAPIASKTPVLPSFKETIAAKAADSKLRAALKGIEQAPAAPRLGDYKPVQPGSRSVLNKLPDVPVDTKLREKPPSLSDVARELDALKQPHQQPVVASKPKASLKPVTAIQATGDPSGLGRYLSLVQARISEQWVAPPVNLTGKSHQVVIKFRLHRSGRISDVEIERASGNGYYDDAGKRAVQSVGQLPAFPPSVTEDILETHFTFIVAEEVG encoded by the coding sequence ATGACGGCGGCACTGCCTTCAGGATGGCCGGCATGGAGCGAGGCAGAAAAGCCCGATGTCTCGGTGGCGCCGCTGCGGCGTATGGTCATCGTGTCGCTGGCGCTGCATCTGGCAGTGCTGGCGGCTGTGGCGGGGTTCCATTTGCCGCCCAAAGTGGAACGAATGACGGCCACGCACGTGACACTGGTCGCGCTGCCCCAGCCGGAACCTCAGCCCGAGGCCCCGGTCGCGCCGTCTCCCCAGGCTGCGCCGCCAGCCGCTCCCCCGCCGACCCCGAAGCAGGCGGAGCCAAGGGCGCGGGCCAGTGCGCCGATCGCGTCAAAGACGCCGGTGTTGCCGTCGTTCAAGGAGACGATCGCGGCAAAAGCGGCGGACAGCAAATTGCGGGCTGCGCTCAAGGGGATCGAGCAGGCGCCGGCGGCACCGCGACTGGGTGACTACAAGCCGGTCCAGCCGGGCTCGCGCAGCGTACTCAACAAGCTGCCTGACGTGCCAGTGGATACGAAGTTGCGGGAGAAACCGCCGTCACTGTCCGACGTGGCCAGGGAATTGGACGCGCTGAAGCAGCCGCACCAGCAACCGGTTGTCGCATCGAAACCAAAGGCGTCGCTGAAACCGGTCACGGCCATTCAGGCGACGGGTGATCCGTCGGGGCTGGGCCGGTATCTGAGCCTGGTACAGGCCAGGATCAGCGAGCAGTGGGTGGCGCCGCCGGTCAATTTGACGGGGAAATCCCATCAGGTCGTGATCAAGTTTCGCCTGCATCGGTCCGGCAGGATCAGCGACGTGGAAATTGAGCGCGCGTCAGGAAACGGGTACTACGACGATGCGGGCAAGCGGGCGGTCCAGTCAGTCGGGCAGTTGCCGGCCTTTCCGCCGTCCGTGACAGAGGACATCTTGGAGACGCATTTTACTTTTATCGTGGCCGAAGAGGTCGGATGA